The Eikenella corrodens genome segment GCGCGCCAAAGACACGCTCGCCCTATCCACCATCCGCCTGGCCAACGCCGAAATCAAACGCTACGAAGTGGACGAGCGCACCGAAGCCGACGATGCCAAAATCACCGCCATGCTCAGCAAAATGATTAAGCAGCGCAAAGAAAGCGCCGCCATCTACCACGAAGCCGGCCGCCAAGACCTGGCCGACAAAGAGCTGGCCGAAGTAGCCATCCTCCAGCGCTACCTGCCCGAAATGCTTTCCGAAGCCGAAATCCAATGCGCCGTGGCCGAAGCCATCGCCCAAACCGGCGCATCCGGCATGGCCGATATGGGCAAAGCCATGGGCGT includes the following:
- a CDS encoding GatB/YqeY domain-containing protein, with the protein product MSLKARLTEDMKTAMRAKDTLALSTIRLANAEIKRYEVDERTEADDAKITAMLSKMIKQRKESAAIYHEAGRQDLADKELAEVAILQRYLPEMLSEAEIQCAVAEAIAQTGASGMADMGKAMGVLKKRLAGQADMSDVSRLLKAALQK